Proteins from a genomic interval of Pseudomonas silesiensis:
- a CDS encoding FadR/GntR family transcriptional regulator, translated as MENPIDTPRLPRKRRSLAQELVTVLSEQIRDGQLKRGDKLPTESAIMDAHGVSRTVVREAISRLQAAGQVETRHGIGTFVLDTPSPSGFRIDPATVVTLRDVLAILELRISLEVESAGLAAQRRSPEQLALMRAALDALNESVSHASDAVASDFQFHLQIALATGNRYFTDIMTHLGTSIIPRTRLNSARLAHDDQQHYMNRLSREHEEIYDAIARQDSDAARAAMRLHLTNSRERLRHAHEEAEAQRV; from the coding sequence ATGGAAAACCCGATCGACACGCCACGCCTCCCTCGCAAGCGCCGCAGCCTCGCACAGGAATTGGTGACGGTGCTGTCCGAGCAGATTCGCGACGGTCAACTCAAGCGCGGCGACAAATTGCCCACCGAATCGGCGATCATGGATGCCCATGGCGTCAGCCGTACGGTGGTGCGCGAGGCGATTTCGCGGTTGCAGGCGGCCGGGCAGGTGGAAACCCGTCATGGCATCGGCACCTTCGTGCTCGACACCCCGAGCCCGAGTGGTTTTCGCATCGATCCGGCGACCGTGGTCACCCTGCGTGACGTGCTGGCGATTCTCGAACTGCGCATCAGCCTCGAAGTGGAGTCCGCCGGCCTTGCCGCCCAACGCCGCAGCCCCGAGCAGTTGGCGTTGATGCGAGCGGCGCTGGACGCGTTGAATGAAAGTGTCTCCCACGCCAGTGATGCCGTGGCGTCGGACTTCCAGTTCCACCTGCAAATCGCCCTGGCGACCGGCAACCGCTACTTCACCGACATCATGACCCACCTGGGCACCAGCATCATCCCGCGTACGCGACTCAATTCGGCGCGCCTGGCCCATGATGACCAGCAGCATTACATGAATCGCCTGAGTCGCGAGCACGAAGAGATCTACGACGCGATTGCCCGCCAGGATTCCGATGCGGCACGGGCGGCCATGCGCTTGCACCTGACCAACAGCCGCGAGCGGCTGCGCCATGCCCATGAAGAGGCTGAGGCGCAGCGGGTTTGA
- a CDS encoding MFS transporter — MQATKPTHVRYLILLMLFLVTTINYADRATIAIAGSSLQKDLGIDAVTLGYIFSAFGWAYVAGQIPGGWLLDRFGSKKIYALSIFTWSLFTVLQGYVGEFGMSTAVVALFMLRFLVGLAEAPSFPGNARIVAAWFPTAERGTASAIFNSAQYFATVLFAPLMGWIVYSYGWQHVFIVMGVIGIIFSGIWLKVIYSPRQHPRINEAEFKHIADNGGMVDMDQDKGKGKKADGPKWDYIRQLLTNRMMLGVYLGQYCINGITYFFLTWFPVYLVQERGMTILKAGFIASLPAICGFIGGVLGGVISDYLLRKGHSLTFARKAPIIAGLLVSSSIVACNYVDVEWMVVGFMALAFFGKGVGALGWAVVSDTSPKQIAGLSGGLFNTFGNIASITTPIVIGYIISSTGSFKWALVFVGCNALVAVFSYLVIVGPIKRVVLKEPPVSGPETNSKLSQAHS; from the coding sequence ATGCAAGCGACCAAGCCAACCCACGTCCGCTATTTGATTTTGCTCATGCTTTTCCTGGTGACCACCATCAACTACGCCGACCGGGCCACTATCGCCATCGCGGGCTCCAGCCTGCAAAAAGACCTCGGCATCGACGCGGTCACCCTCGGCTATATCTTCTCCGCATTCGGTTGGGCCTACGTGGCCGGGCAAATTCCCGGTGGCTGGCTGCTGGACCGTTTCGGTTCGAAAAAAATCTACGCGCTGAGCATTTTCACCTGGTCGCTGTTCACCGTGCTGCAGGGCTATGTCGGTGAATTCGGCATGTCCACCGCGGTGGTTGCGCTGTTCATGCTGCGCTTCCTGGTGGGCCTGGCCGAAGCGCCATCCTTCCCCGGTAACGCACGCATCGTGGCGGCCTGGTTCCCGACGGCAGAGCGCGGTACGGCCTCGGCGATCTTCAACTCGGCGCAGTACTTTGCCACCGTGTTGTTTGCCCCGCTGATGGGCTGGATCGTCTACAGCTACGGCTGGCAGCACGTGTTCATCGTCATGGGTGTGATCGGTATCATCTTCTCCGGGATCTGGCTGAAGGTGATCTACAGCCCGCGCCAACACCCGAGGATCAATGAAGCCGAGTTCAAGCACATCGCCGACAACGGCGGCATGGTCGACATGGACCAGGACAAAGGCAAAGGCAAAAAGGCCGACGGTCCGAAGTGGGACTACATTCGCCAGCTGCTGACCAACCGCATGATGCTCGGCGTGTATCTGGGTCAATATTGCATCAACGGCATCACCTACTTCTTCCTGACCTGGTTCCCGGTGTATCTGGTGCAGGAACGCGGCATGACCATCCTCAAGGCTGGTTTCATCGCCTCGTTGCCGGCGATCTGCGGCTTTATCGGTGGTGTGCTCGGCGGGGTAATCTCCGACTACCTGCTGCGCAAGGGCCACTCGCTGACCTTCGCCCGCAAGGCGCCGATCATTGCCGGCTTGCTGGTTTCCAGCAGCATCGTGGCCTGCAACTACGTGGACGTGGAATGGATGGTCGTCGGCTTCATGGCCCTGGCGTTCTTCGGCAAAGGCGTGGGTGCGTTGGGCTGGGCCGTGGTGTCCGACACCTCGCCGAAGCAGATCGCCGGTCTGAGCGGTGGCCTGTTCAACACCTTCGGCAACATCGCGTCGATCACCACCCCGATCGTGATCGGTTACATCATCAGCTCCACCGGTTCGTTCAAATGGGCGCTGGTGTTCGTCGGTTGCAACGCACTGGTCGCGGTGTTCAGCTATCTGGTGATCGTTGGCCCGATCAAACGTGTGGTGCTCAAGGAACCGCCAGTCAGCGGTCCTGAAACCAATAGCAAATTGTCTCAAGCGCATTCCTGA
- a CDS encoding aldehyde dehydrogenase family protein: MADTKRFDNYINGEWVAGSDYSANINPSELTDTIGEYAKADLAQVHAAIDAARAAFPAWSTSGIQARHDSLDKVGTEILARREELGTLLAREEGKTLPEAIGEVTRAGNIFKFFAGECLRLSGDYLPSVRPGVNVEVTREALGVVGLITPWNFPIAIPAWKIAPALAYGNCVVLKPADLVPGCAWALAEIISRAGFPAGVFNLVMGSGRVIGDALVQSPKVDGISFTGSVGVGRQIAVNCVSRQAKVQLEMGGKNPQIILDDADLKQAVELSVQSAFYSTGQRCTASSRFIVTAGIHDKFVEAMAERMKSIKVGHALKTGTDIGPVVSQAQLEQDMKYIDIGQSEGARLVSGGGLVTCDTEGYFLAPTLFADSEAAMRISREEIFGPVANIVRVADYDAALAMANDTEFGLSAGIATTSLKHANHFKRHSQAGMVMVNLPTAGVDYHVPFGGRKGSSYGSREQGRYAQEFYTVVKTSYIGS; this comes from the coding sequence GTGGCTGATACGAAGCGTTTCGATAACTACATCAACGGTGAATGGGTAGCGGGCAGCGATTACTCCGCCAACATCAACCCGTCCGAGCTCACCGACACCATCGGTGAATACGCCAAGGCCGATCTGGCTCAGGTCCACGCCGCCATCGATGCTGCGCGCGCCGCGTTCCCGGCCTGGTCGACCTCAGGCATTCAGGCTCGCCACGATTCACTGGACAAAGTCGGCACCGAAATCCTCGCCCGTCGCGAAGAGCTTGGCACTCTGCTGGCCCGGGAAGAGGGCAAGACCCTGCCCGAAGCCATCGGCGAAGTGACCCGCGCCGGCAACATCTTCAAATTCTTCGCCGGCGAATGCCTGCGTCTGTCCGGCGACTACCTGCCCTCGGTGCGTCCGGGCGTGAATGTTGAAGTGACTCGCGAAGCGCTGGGCGTGGTCGGTCTGATCACCCCGTGGAACTTCCCGATCGCAATCCCGGCGTGGAAAATCGCCCCGGCTCTGGCCTACGGCAACTGCGTGGTACTGAAACCGGCGGATCTGGTACCGGGCTGCGCCTGGGCCCTGGCTGAAATCATTTCCCGCGCGGGCTTCCCGGCCGGCGTGTTCAACCTGGTGATGGGCAGTGGTCGAGTGATTGGCGATGCGCTGGTGCAGAGCCCGAAAGTCGACGGCATCAGCTTCACCGGCTCCGTGGGTGTCGGGCGTCAGATCGCCGTCAACTGCGTCTCGCGCCAGGCCAAGGTGCAGCTGGAAATGGGCGGCAAGAATCCGCAGATCATTCTCGACGACGCCGACCTCAAGCAAGCGGTCGAACTGTCGGTGCAGAGCGCGTTCTACTCCACCGGCCAGCGTTGCACCGCCTCGAGCCGCTTCATCGTCACTGCCGGGATTCACGACAAGTTCGTCGAGGCGATGGCCGAGCGCATGAAGTCGATCAAGGTCGGCCACGCGCTGAAAACCGGCACCGATATCGGTCCGGTCGTCTCGCAAGCCCAGCTTGAACAGGACATGAAGTACATCGATATCGGCCAGTCCGAAGGTGCGCGCCTGGTCAGCGGCGGTGGTCTGGTGACCTGCGACACCGAAGGCTACTTCCTCGCGCCAACCCTGTTTGCCGACAGCGAAGCCGCGATGCGCATCAGCCGCGAAGAGATCTTCGGCCCGGTGGCCAACATCGTGCGCGTGGCCGATTACGACGCTGCGCTGGCCATGGCCAACGACACCGAATTCGGTCTGTCGGCGGGCATCGCCACCACATCGCTGAAGCATGCCAACCACTTCAAGCGCCATTCCCAGGCCGGGATGGTGATGGTCAACCTGCCGACGGCGGGCGTGGATTACCACGTTCCATTCGGCGGGCGTAAAGGTTCATCCTATGGCTCTCGCGAGCAAGGTCGCTACGCGCAAGAGTTCTACACCGTGGTGAAAACCAGCTACATCGGCTCCTGA
- a CDS encoding response regulator transcription factor — MSDDIQVEGEGEELPHLLLVDDDATFTRVMARAMARRGFRVSTAGSAEEGLTIAQADLPDYAALDLKMDGDSGLVLLPKLLELDPEMRVVILTGYSSIATAVEAIKRGACNYLCKPADADDVLAALLSEHADLDTLVPENPMSVDRLQWEHIQRVLTEHEGNISATARALGMHRRTLQRKLQKRPVRR, encoded by the coding sequence ATGAGTGACGATATCCAGGTCGAAGGCGAAGGCGAAGAACTGCCACATTTGCTGCTGGTCGACGACGACGCAACCTTTACCCGGGTCATGGCCCGCGCCATGGCCCGCCGCGGCTTTCGCGTCAGCACCGCCGGTTCCGCCGAAGAAGGCCTGACAATCGCCCAGGCCGATTTGCCGGACTACGCCGCGCTGGACCTGAAGATGGACGGCGATTCCGGCCTGGTCCTGTTGCCCAAGCTGCTGGAGCTGGACCCGGAAATGCGCGTGGTGATCCTCACCGGTTACTCGAGCATTGCCACCGCCGTCGAAGCGATCAAGCGCGGCGCCTGCAATTACCTGTGCAAACCGGCGGACGCCGATGACGTGCTGGCCGCTTTGCTTTCCGAGCATGCCGACCTCGACACCCTGGTGCCGGAAAACCCGATGTCCGTGGACCGTTTGCAATGGGAACACATCCAGCGCGTGTTGACCGAACACGAAGGCAACATCTCCGCCACGGCCCGTGCCTTGGGCATGCACCGTCGCACCCTGCAGCGCAAACTGCAGAAGCGCCCGGTCCGTCGCTGA
- a CDS encoding ABC transporter ATP-binding protein/permease, protein MNQNAEYSAVNDAVRGQFFRKVWAMTTPYWRSEEKGKAWTLLIAVIVLSLVSVGISVWFNTWYKDFYNALQQKDEAAFWRLILYFCGIAAVAIVGAVYRLYLTQMLTIRWRAWLTEKHFARWLGNKNYYQLEQGGYTDNPDQRISEDLNNFTSNTLELGIGLLRNIVSLVSFSIILWGVSGSIDVYGFTIPGYMFWCVLVYAVIGSWLTHLIGRRLIGLNNQQQRFEADLRFSMVRIRENAESIALYNGEPNENRRLSSRFGLVWHNFWDIMKVSKRLTFFTAGYNQAAIIFPFIVAAPRYFAGKIELGELMQISSAFGNVQESFSWFISAYQSLASWRATCDRLLSFRQAMTDNEERAPMIDVQNSGSELKVHNLGLDLADGRHLLTNADMTVEEGERVMLSGRSGSGKSTLLRAMGHLWPAGHGSIRLPAARYLFLPQKPYLPIGTLREALSYPQAGDTYPHERYVHVLETCRLPHLVARLDEANHWQRMLSPGEQQRLAFARALLYAPQWLYMDEATSAMDEEDEASLYQALIDEIPGLSIVSVGHRSSLKRFHPRHIRIENGHLVDQAVTA, encoded by the coding sequence ATGAATCAGAACGCTGAATATTCCGCGGTCAATGATGCTGTGCGCGGGCAGTTTTTTCGCAAAGTCTGGGCGATGACCACGCCTTACTGGCGCAGCGAAGAGAAGGGCAAGGCCTGGACGTTGCTGATCGCGGTGATCGTATTGTCGCTGGTCAGCGTGGGAATTTCGGTGTGGTTCAACACCTGGTACAAGGATTTTTACAATGCCCTGCAGCAAAAGGATGAGGCTGCGTTCTGGCGGTTGATCCTGTATTTCTGCGGGATTGCGGCGGTAGCGATTGTCGGCGCGGTATACCGGCTGTACTTGACCCAGATGCTGACCATCCGTTGGCGGGCATGGCTTACCGAAAAGCATTTCGCCCGCTGGTTAGGCAACAAGAATTATTACCAGCTTGAGCAAGGCGGTTACACCGATAACCCGGATCAGCGGATCTCCGAAGACCTCAACAACTTCACCTCAAACACCCTGGAACTGGGCATTGGACTGCTGCGCAATATTGTCAGCCTGGTGTCGTTCTCGATCATCCTGTGGGGTGTGTCGGGCAGTATTGATGTCTACGGTTTTACCATTCCCGGATATATGTTCTGGTGTGTGCTGGTCTATGCGGTGATCGGCAGCTGGCTGACGCATTTGATCGGTCGTCGCCTGATCGGCTTGAACAACCAGCAACAACGCTTCGAAGCTGACCTGCGTTTCTCCATGGTGCGGATTCGCGAGAATGCCGAAAGCATCGCTCTTTATAACGGTGAGCCGAATGAAAACCGTCGCTTGAGCAGTCGTTTTGGCCTGGTCTGGCACAACTTCTGGGACATCATGAAGGTGTCCAAGCGCCTGACGTTCTTTACCGCCGGTTATAACCAGGCAGCCATTATCTTTCCGTTCATTGTCGCCGCGCCGCGTTACTTCGCGGGCAAGATCGAACTGGGTGAGCTGATGCAGATCAGTTCGGCATTCGGCAACGTGCAAGAGAGTTTCAGCTGGTTTATCAGTGCATATCAGAGCCTCGCCTCCTGGCGCGCCACCTGTGATCGTCTGCTGAGTTTCCGCCAGGCGATGACCGATAACGAAGAGCGCGCGCCGATGATCGATGTGCAAAATTCGGGCTCGGAGTTGAAGGTGCACAACCTGGGCCTCGACCTGGCTGACGGTCGTCACTTGCTGACCAACGCCGACATGACCGTGGAGGAGGGCGAGCGCGTCATGCTCAGCGGTCGTTCCGGCAGCGGCAAATCGACCTTGCTGCGGGCCATGGGGCATTTGTGGCCGGCGGGTCATGGCAGTATCCGTCTGCCGGCGGCGCGGTATCTGTTCCTGCCTCAGAAACCCTATCTGCCGATCGGCACCCTGCGCGAGGCGCTGAGTTATCCACAGGCTGGGGATACCTATCCGCACGAGCGCTATGTTCACGTGCTGGAAACTTGCCGCTTGCCGCACCTCGTTGCTCGCCTGGACGAAGCCAATCATTGGCAGCGCATGCTGTCGCCGGGTGAACAGCAACGTCTGGCTTTCGCCCGCGCGCTGCTCTATGCACCGCAATGGCTGTACATGGACGAAGCCACCTCGGCGATGGATGAGGAGGACGAGGCGTCGCTGTATCAAGCGTTGATCGACGAAATACCAGGCTTGAGCATCGTCAGCGTCGGGCATCGCAGCAGCCTGAAGCGTTTCCATCCACGGCACATCCGTATCGAGAATGGGCATCTGGTGGACCAGGCTGTAACCGCATAA
- a CDS encoding SIMPL domain-containing protein (The SIMPL domain is named for its presence in mouse protein SIMPL (signalling molecule that associates with mouse pelle-like kinase). Bacterial member BP26, from Brucella, was shown to assemble into a channel-like structure, while YggE from E. coli has been associated with resistance to oxidative stress.) — MHTFRRSAALLALSVSAVASLPALAADELHYNQIALRAEVSQEVARDLMIVTLYTEEQNSDPAKLAADVSTTMNKALAQAKQVKDITLRQGSRNSYPIYDTKGQKITGWRERAELRLESSDFAALSKLTGELLTDLKMGGMDFAIATPTRKASEDALLKDAVTAFKARAQLATDALGGKGYKIVNLNLNSNGYPQPYMRGPMMMKAASMDSAPVTPEVEAGTSQVSMTADGAIEVLMP, encoded by the coding sequence ATGCACACATTTCGCCGCAGCGCCGCCCTTCTTGCCCTTAGCGTGAGCGCCGTTGCCAGCCTCCCGGCCCTGGCCGCCGACGAGCTGCATTACAACCAGATCGCCCTGCGCGCCGAAGTCAGTCAGGAAGTGGCCCGCGACCTGATGATCGTGACCCTCTACACCGAAGAACAGAACAGCGACCCGGCCAAACTCGCCGCCGACGTCAGCACCACCATGAACAAGGCGCTGGCCCAGGCCAAGCAGGTCAAGGACATCACCCTGCGCCAGGGCAGCCGCAACAGTTACCCGATCTACGACACCAAGGGCCAGAAAATCACCGGCTGGCGTGAACGCGCCGAACTGCGCCTGGAAAGCTCGGACTTCGCCGCCCTGTCGAAATTGACCGGCGAACTGCTCACCGACCTGAAAATGGGCGGCATGGACTTCGCTATCGCCACGCCAACCCGCAAGGCCAGCGAAGACGCGCTGCTCAAAGACGCGGTCACCGCCTTCAAGGCCCGCGCCCAATTGGCCACCGACGCGCTGGGCGGCAAGGGTTACAAAATCGTCAACCTGAACCTCAACAGCAACGGTTACCCGCAGCCGTACATGCGTGGGCCGATGATGATGAAAGCCGCGAGCATGGACAGCGCGCCGGTGACACCGGAAGTTGAAGCGGGTACCAGCCAGGTCAGCATGACGGCGGATGGCGCGATTGAAGTACTGATGCCTTGA
- a CDS encoding ABC transporter substrate-binding protein, whose translation MLKHAVIPFLVGASLLASAPFAQAATNLVFCSEGSPAGFDPGQYTTGTDFDASAETMFNRLTQFERGGTAVIPGLATSWDISPDVLTYTFHLREGVKFHTTPYFKPTREFNADDVLFTFNRMINKDDPFRKAYPTEFPYFTDMAMDTNIAKVEKVDDRTVKFVLNSVDAAFIQNLAMSFASIQSAEYAAQLLKEGKPGDINQKPIGTGPFVFKSYQKDSNIRYTGNKDYWKPEDVKIDNLIFAITTDPSVRIQKLKKNECQITLFPRPADLKALREDKTLKLPEQAGFNLGYIAYNVMPVLKGRTDNNPLADLRVRQALDMSVNKAQIIDSVYQGAGQLAVNAMPPTQWSYDTTIKDAKYDPEKAKELLKEAGIKEGTQITLWAMPVQRPYNPNAKLMAEMLQSDWKKIGLNVNIVSYEWGEYIKRSKGGENQAMIIGWSGDNGDPDNWLNVLFGCDSLSGNNFSKWCDKDFDKLVKEAKKTPDQAKRTELYKQAQHVLKDAVPMTPIAHSTVFQPMRANVQDFKISPFGLNSFYGVSVSK comes from the coding sequence ATGCTTAAACACGCGGTCATTCCGTTTTTAGTCGGCGCGAGCTTGTTAGCCAGCGCACCTTTCGCCCAAGCGGCGACTAACCTGGTGTTTTGCTCCGAAGGGAGCCCGGCCGGTTTTGATCCCGGTCAGTACACCACCGGAACCGACTTCGACGCCTCTGCAGAAACCATGTTCAACCGCCTGACTCAATTCGAGCGCGGCGGCACCGCCGTTATTCCTGGCTTGGCGACCAGCTGGGACATTTCCCCGGACGTGCTGACCTATACCTTCCACCTGCGTGAAGGCGTCAAGTTCCACACCACCCCGTACTTCAAACCGACTCGTGAGTTCAACGCCGACGACGTGCTGTTCACCTTTAATCGCATGATTAACAAGGATGACCCGTTCCGCAAAGCGTACCCGACCGAATTCCCGTACTTCACCGACATGGCCATGGACACCAACATCGCCAAGGTCGAGAAGGTTGACGATCGCACTGTCAAGTTCGTCCTCAACAGCGTTGACGCAGCCTTTATCCAGAACCTGGCCATGAGCTTCGCCTCCATCCAGTCCGCCGAGTACGCGGCCCAGCTGCTCAAGGAAGGCAAGCCCGGCGACATCAACCAGAAGCCGATCGGCACTGGCCCGTTCGTGTTCAAGAGCTACCAGAAAGACTCCAACATCCGCTACACCGGGAACAAGGACTACTGGAAGCCTGAAGACGTCAAGATCGACAACCTGATCTTCGCCATCACCACCGACCCGTCGGTGCGTATTCAGAAGCTGAAGAAAAACGAATGCCAGATCACCCTCTTCCCTCGCCCTGCCGACCTCAAGGCACTGCGTGAAGACAAGACCCTGAAGCTGCCTGAACAGGCCGGGTTCAACCTGGGCTACATCGCCTACAACGTGATGCCCGTGCTCAAGGGCCGCACCGACAACAACCCGTTGGCCGACCTGCGGGTCCGCCAGGCGCTGGACATGTCGGTGAACAAGGCGCAGATCATCGATTCGGTGTATCAGGGCGCCGGCCAGCTGGCCGTCAACGCCATGCCGCCCACCCAATGGTCCTATGACACCACCATCAAGGATGCCAAGTACGACCCTGAGAAAGCCAAGGAGCTGCTCAAGGAAGCCGGCATCAAGGAAGGGACCCAGATCACGCTGTGGGCCATGCCGGTTCAGCGTCCGTACAACCCGAACGCCAAGCTGATGGCTGAAATGCTGCAGTCGGACTGGAAGAAAATCGGTCTGAACGTCAACATCGTCAGCTACGAATGGGGCGAGTACATCAAGCGCTCCAAGGGTGGCGAGAACCAGGCGATGATCATCGGCTGGAGTGGCGACAACGGTGACCCGGACAACTGGCTCAACGTACTGTTCGGTTGCGACTCGCTGAGCGGCAACAACTTCTCCAAATGGTGCGACAAGGACTTTGACAAGCTGGTCAAGGAGGCCAAGAAGACACCTGACCAGGCCAAGCGCACCGAACTGTACAAGCAGGCGCAACACGTCCTTAAAGATGCCGTTCCAATGACACCTATCGCTCACTCGACGGTGTTCCAGCCCATGCGCGCCAACGTGCAGGATTTCAAGATCAGCCCATTCGGCTTGAACTCCTTCTACGGCGTCAGCGTCAGCAAATAA
- a CDS encoding ATP-binding protein, with protein MLAPVQITSATRQNLWRLTFIRTLVLAAQAGSVGLAYWLDLLPLPWFQLAATLGCSMLLCAFTAIRLRTTWPVTELEYAVQLACDLFIHSALLYFSGGSTNPFVSYYLVPLTIAAVTLPWRYSVILSGIALTMYTLLLARFYPLQTFPIARENLQVYGMWLSFALAAAVITFFAARMAEELRRQEELRAIRREEGLRDQQLLAVATQAAGAAHELGTPLATMSVLLKEMRQDHHDPMLQDDLSVLQDQVKLCKETLQQLVRAAEANRRLAVEMQDVTDWLDEALNRWHLMRPEASYRFQRLGQGTVPRMAPPPDLTQALLNLLNNAADACPEGLQVTLDWDAEDLTISIRDHGAGVPLAIAEQIGKPFFTTKGKGFGLGLFLSKASVTRAGGSVKLYSHEEGGTLTELRLPRVARGDEHE; from the coding sequence ATGCTCGCCCCCGTTCAAATCACTTCCGCGACTCGCCAGAATCTCTGGCGGCTGACATTCATCCGCACTTTGGTGCTGGCTGCCCAGGCCGGTTCCGTGGGCCTGGCTTACTGGCTCGATCTGCTGCCGCTGCCCTGGTTTCAACTGGCCGCGACGCTTGGCTGTTCGATGCTGCTGTGTGCGTTCACGGCGATTCGCCTGCGCACCACGTGGCCGGTCACCGAGCTTGAGTACGCCGTGCAACTGGCGTGCGACCTGTTTATCCACAGTGCCTTGCTGTATTTCTCCGGCGGCTCGACCAACCCCTTCGTCTCCTATTACCTGGTGCCGCTGACCATCGCCGCAGTGACCTTGCCGTGGCGGTATTCGGTGATTCTGTCCGGTATTGCGTTGACGATGTACACCCTGTTGCTGGCGCGCTTCTACCCGCTGCAGACCTTCCCGATCGCTCGGGAAAACCTGCAGGTGTACGGGATGTGGCTGAGTTTCGCCCTGGCCGCGGCGGTCATTACCTTTTTTGCCGCGCGCATGGCCGAGGAGCTGCGCCGTCAGGAAGAGCTGCGTGCCATTCGTCGCGAAGAGGGCCTGCGCGATCAGCAGCTGCTGGCCGTCGCGACCCAGGCGGCCGGCGCCGCCCATGAACTGGGCACGCCCTTGGCGACCATGAGCGTATTGCTCAAGGAAATGCGCCAGGACCATCACGACCCGATGTTGCAGGACGATCTGAGTGTGCTGCAGGATCAGGTCAAGCTCTGCAAGGAAACCTTGCAGCAGCTGGTCCGGGCGGCGGAGGCCAATCGCCGGTTGGCGGTGGAGATGCAGGACGTCACCGATTGGCTCGACGAAGCGCTGAACCGCTGGCACCTGATGCGTCCGGAAGCCAGTTATCGCTTCCAGCGCCTCGGCCAAGGCACCGTGCCACGGATGGCGCCGCCGCCGGACCTGACCCAGGCACTGTTGAATTTGCTCAACAACGCCGCCGATGCTTGCCCCGAAGGGCTGCAAGTGACCCTGGACTGGGATGCCGAAGACTTGACCATCAGCATCCGCGACCACGGTGCCGGTGTGCCGCTGGCCATCGCCGAGCAGATCGGCAAGCCGTTTTTTACCACCAAGGGCAAAGGTTTCGGCCTGGGCCTGTTTTTGAGCAAGGCCAGCGTGACACGCGCCGGCGGCTCAGTGAAACTCTACAGTCATGAGGAAGGCGGCACGCTCACCGAGCTGCGCCTGCCCCGTGTCGCCCGAGGAGACGAACATGAGTGA
- the kdgD gene encoding 5-dehydro-4-deoxyglucarate dehydratase, producing MNPQELKSILSSGLLSFPVTDFNAQGDFHRAGYIKRLEWLAPYGASALFAAGGTGEFFSLAASEYSEIIKTAVDTCETSVPILAGVGGSTRQAIEYAQEAERLGAKGLLLLPHYLTEASQDGVAAHVEAVCKSVKIGVVVYNRNVCRLTAPLLERLAERCPNLIGYKDGLGDIELMVSIRRRLGDRFSYLGGLPTAEVYAAAYKALGVPVYSSAVFNFIPKTAMDFYHAIAREDHATVGKIIDDFFLPYLDIRNRKAGYAVSIVKAGAKIAGYDAGPVRAPLTDLLPEEYEALAALIDKQGAQ from the coding sequence ATGAATCCACAAGAACTGAAGTCCATCCTCTCTTCCGGTCTGCTGTCTTTCCCGGTTACCGATTTCAATGCCCAGGGCGATTTCCATCGCGCTGGCTACATCAAGCGTCTCGAATGGCTGGCCCCATACGGCGCCTCGGCGCTGTTCGCCGCGGGTGGCACCGGTGAGTTCTTCTCTCTGGCGGCCAGCGAATATTCGGAAATCATCAAGACCGCCGTCGACACCTGCGAAACCAGCGTGCCGATCCTGGCCGGTGTTGGCGGTTCGACCCGTCAAGCCATCGAATACGCGCAGGAAGCCGAGCGTCTGGGCGCCAAGGGCCTGTTGCTGCTGCCGCATTACCTGACCGAAGCCAGCCAGGACGGCGTGGCTGCTCACGTTGAAGCCGTGTGCAAATCGGTGAAAATCGGCGTGGTGGTTTACAACCGTAACGTCTGCCGCCTGACCGCGCCGCTGCTGGAACGTCTGGCCGAGCGCTGCCCGAACCTGATCGGCTACAAGGATGGCCTGGGCGATATCGAGTTGATGGTGTCGATCCGTCGCCGCCTCGGCGACCGCTTCAGCTACCTGGGTGGCCTGCCGACCGCCGAAGTCTACGCCGCGGCCTACAAGGCATTGGGCGTACCGGTTTACTCGTCCGCGGTGTTCAACTTCATCCCGAAAACCGCGATGGATTTCTACCACGCCATTGCCCGCGAAGATCACGCTACCGTCGGCAAGATCATCGACGACTTCTTCCTGCCGTACCTGGACATCCGCAACCGCAAGGCCGGTTACGCGGTGAGCATCGTCAAGGCCGGGGCAAAAATTGCCGGCTATGACGCAGGTCCTGTGCGTGCACCGCTGACCGATCTGCTGCCAGAAGAGTACGAAGCTCTGGCCGCGCTGATCGACAAGCAGGGCGCGCAGTAA